A section of the Oreochromis aureus strain Israel breed Guangdong linkage group 22, ZZ_aureus, whole genome shotgun sequence genome encodes:
- the sp4 gene encoding transcription factor Sp4 yields MSDSKKESSGTEGGKASKRGKSSGSQDSSQPSPLALLAATCSKIGGQGGAEGAQAQAGAQQIQVQAGQIQLQAGQIQGQIVVDTAGGQALVPQQLELVPAQFTGNGWQIITAAPTMAKENTSQPVAVTVATTLANDSSPGGRKVKAVGGTNSVAANQQQQFQIIQVQNLPNAGAGVQYQVIPHLQTADGQQIHISPQTASIGAVPEQVQLIQTPSSGQTQTIIQPTNQQAILTSTANQTVPLQIRPAQSFPLQLQTLQGSQTPVMTTVPINLGGMTLALPVINNVGGGGAVQLIQSADGTFSVANGNQLVTTAVSGAAPTTAAAGSTTAVAEGDSVPDGAQVVSAGSEGVSADAQVQSSEADSQSQNQTNGLQNQTDTPGAIQQVIVGQVGHQLVQQIQLQPQAQSQGQAQGQQQPQHIQTLQLAPGQTLQPIQAFPNSAQVLIRTPTLSPSGQLTWQTLQLPGGVSLQGGLGAAVPQQLTLAPVAGGTAVGSGGLVSLSGAPLTLSAAQINPGSGVQTVSIAGLSTAGVQVQGVPLTITGLQGQPQGQDGVKVQSSPVTVTVGNVASGSSMSPDQLSSVQSSSDQEGPPSKRLRRVACSCPNCRDGEGRNSGDPTKKKQHICHMEGCGKVYGKTSHLRAHLRWHTGERPFVCNWIFCGKRFTRSDELQRHRRTHTGEKRFECPECSKRFMRSDHLSKHIKTHQNKKSSAAVAIITTDDMEEDTPEDLVASPQIVAVATLSRDSDPATPTTSNHLEEEEEEEEEFE; encoded by the exons ATGAGTG ACTCGAAGAAGGAATCATCTGGAACTGAAGGAGGGAAAGCATCTAAAAGGGGGAAAAGTTCTGGATCACAG GATTCTTCTCAGCCCTCTCCATTGGCTCTGCTAGCAGCCACCTGCAGTAAGATCGGAGGGCAGGGGGGAGCAGAGGGGGCACAGGCCCAAGCAGGGGCCCAGCAGATCCAGGTCCAGGCTGGTCAGATCCAGTTGCAGGCGGGACAGATCCAGGGTCAAATAGTGGTGGACACGGCTGGGGGTCAGGCCTTAGTGCCCCAGCAGCTAGAACTGGTCCCGGCACAGTTCACAGGGAACGGCTGGCAGATCATTACAGCAGCGCCTACTATGGCCAAGGAGAACACCAGTCAACCTGTTGCTGTGACCGTGGCCACCACCTTGGCTAATGACAGCTCACCTGGTGGACGTAAG GTAAAGGCAGTAGGTGGGACCAACAGTGTCgcagccaatcagcagcagcaATTTCAGATCATCCAGGTTCAGAACCTGCCCAATGCTGGAGCAGGAGTCCAGTATCAGGTCATCCCGCACTTGCAGACTGCAGATGGACAGCAGATCCACATCAGCCCTCAAACAGCCTCCATCGGGGCCGTTCCCGAGCAGGTTCAGCTCATCCAGACTCCGAGTTCGGGCCAGACCCAAACTATCATTCAACCCACCAACCAGCAGGCCATCCTGACGAGTACAGCCAATCAGACGGTTCCACTGCAGATCCGTCCTGCGCAGTCATTCCCACTTCAGCTGCAGACTCTGCAAGGCTCCCAAACTCCTGTCATGACCACAGTACCTATAAACCTTGGTGGCATGACCCTGGCTTTGCCTGTGATCAATAATGTCGGAGGGGGTGGAGCTGTGCAGCTTATCCAATCAGCAGATGGCACATTCTCTGTTGCTAATGGCAACCAGCtggtgacaacagctgtgtcaGGGGCGGCTCCTACCACAGCTGCAGCTGGATCAACAACAGCAGTAGCCGAAGGCGACAGCGTGCCTGATGGGGCTCAAGTGGTTTCAGCTGGATCAGAGGGCGTATCAGCTGACGCCCAAGTGCAGAGCAGCGAGGCAGACTCTCAAAGCCAGAATCAGACCAACGGGCTACAGAACCAGACAGACACACCTGGAGCCATTCAGCAGGTGATTGTGGGCCAAGTGGGGCACCAGTTGGTGCAGCAGATCCAGCTGCAGCCCCAGGCTCAGAGTCAGGGTCAGGCACAGGGCCAACAGCAACCTCAGCACATTCAGACCCTACAGCTGGCTCCAGGACAGACCCTGCAGCCCATCCAGGCCTTCCCGAACTCTGCCCAGGTCCTTATTCGTACCCCAACCCTATCACCCTCTGGGCAGCTCACCTGGCAAACGCTGCAGCTACCCGGTGGAGTCTCCCTGCAGGGTGGTCTCGGGGCAGCTGTGCCACAGCAGCTGACGCTGGCTCCGGTGGCTGGTGGGACTGCAGTTGGAAGTGGGGGGCTGGTCTCTCTTAGTGGAGCTCCCTTGACGCTGAGTGCAGCCCAGATAAACCCCGGGTCAGGTGTGCAGACGGTCAGCATTGCAGGACTGAGCACAGCTGGGGTCCAGGTGCAGGGCGTACCTCTCACTATTACTGGTCTACAGG GTCAACCACAGGGTCAGGATGGGGTCAAAGTTCAGTCGTCTCCGGTGACTGTCACTGTGGGCAATGTTGCATCAGGCTCGTCAATGAGTCCAGACCAGCTGAGCTCCGTGCAAAGTTCTTCAGACCAGGAGGGACCGCCCAGCAAGAGGCTTCGACGTGTTGCCTGCTCTTGTCCAAACTGCAGGGATGGAGAGGGGAG GAACAGCGGGGATCCCACAAAGAAAAAGCAGCACATCTGCCACATGGAGGGCTGTGGGAAGGTCTATGGAAAGACATCCCACCTACGGGCCCACCTGCGCTGGCACACCGGTGAGAGGCCGTTTGTCTGTAACTGGATCTTCTGTGGCAAGAGGTTCACCCGGAGCGACGAGCTGCAGAGACACCGGAGaacacacacag GAgaaaagcgctttgagtgtcCCGAATGCTCCAAGCGCTTCATGCGCAGCGACCACCTCTCGAAGCACATCAAGACCCACCAGAACAAGAAGAGCAGCGCCGCGGTGGCAATCATCACGACCGATGACATGGAGGAAGACACTCCTGAGGACCTCGTCGCCTCCCCGCAGATTGTCGCCGTAGCAACACTGTCGCGTGACTCTGACCCCGCTACGCCGACCACCTCCAATCacctggaggaagaggaggaggaagaggaggagtttGAGTAG